One part of the Anopheles merus strain MAF chromosome 3L, AmerM5.1, whole genome shotgun sequence genome encodes these proteins:
- the LOC121598685 gene encoding uncharacterized protein LOC121598685, with amino-acid sequence MVQVVNVDGTRIWARALLDGGSQINIVTERLVQLLRVQKRNEHHLLGGIGKAQHSSHHSVSLAIHSHCSTFKASWKFHVLREVTWDQPAHAVNPEGLNLPKGVTLADPHFYEPGPIDLLIGREGYNDLLLGNILRLNSPKLLLQNTELGWIVSGQVSQGLTHSSLVLYVMTLNDQLSRFWELEGCYSPAMLSVEEAECEAAFVQTTSRDHEGRFVVALPTRTERLNQLGDSYEAASRRLQSLCRRLNIDSKLKQEYSKFLQEYLDLGHMEEIPSDRHDIGKTYYMPHHCVVRPDSLTTKLRVVFDASSSTDTGVSLNDALMVGPSVQDDLLSLLLRFRVPRFAILADIEKMYRQIWVKESDRPLQRILWKESADDRIRIYQLKTVTYGTACAPYLATRCLQALAKEGETRYPRASKVLEQDFYMDDMITGVESVEDGRIICSEINQLLQSAGFHLRKWASNSSELLEQIPAELQIEEMF; translated from the coding sequence ATGGTACAAGTAGTGAATGTTGACGGAACACGTATCTGGGCTCGAGCTTTACTGGATGGAGGTTCACAGATCAACATTGTTACGGAACGATTGGTACAGCTGTTGAGAGTCCAGAAGAGGAACGAGCATCATCTGCTTGGTGGAATAGGGAAGGCACAGCATTCGTCTCATCATTCTGTGAGCCTTGCTATCCACTCTCACTGCTCTACCTTCAAGGCAAGCTGGAAGTTCCATGTGCTGCGAGAAGTGACGTGGGACCAGCCAGCACATGCAGTCAATCCGGAAGGATTGAACCTACCGAAGGGAGTGACGTTGGCGGATCCTCATTTCTATGAGCCAGGGCCAATTGATCTACTTATTGGGCGAGAAGGTTACAACGATCTACTTTTGGGTAACATTCTTCGGTTGAATAGCCCAAAACTACTACTGCAAAACACGGAGCTGGGTTGGATTGTCTCAGGTCAGGTAAGCCAAGGTCTAACACACTCTTCCTTAGTGCTCTACGTCATGACGCTGAATGACCAACTAAGCCGGTTTTGGGAACTGGAAGGCTGCTACTCCCCTGCGATGTTATCCGTCGAGGAAGCTGAGTGTGAGGCAGCATTTGTACAAACAACTTCACGAGACCACGAAGGCCGTTTCGTGGTAGCCTTACCAACGCGTACTGAAAGGCTTAATCAACTAGGTGACTCTTATGAAGCTGCATCACGGCGGCTACAATCGCTCTGTAGGCGATTAAATATCGACTCGAAATTGAAGCAGGAATATTCTAAATTCCTACAGGAGTATCTCGATCTAGGACACATGGAAGAAATTCCATCTGACCGCCATGACATTGGAAAGACATATTACATGCCGCATCATTGTGTAGTACGACCCGACAGCCTCACGACTAAGCTAAGAGTCGTATTTGATGCATCCAGTTCTACTGATACAGGGGTATCCCTCAACGATGCACTGATGGTGGGACCTTCAGTGCAAGATGATCTTTTGTCGTTGTTACTCCGATTTAGAGTACCCAGATTTGCGATTTTGGCtgacattgaaaaaatgtatcGCCAAATTTGGGTGAAGGAATCCGATCGTCCACTTCAACGCATCCTGTGGAAAGAATCTGCTGATGATAGAATTCGCATCTATCAGCTGAAAACCGTTACGTACGGCACAGCCTGCGCACCTTACTTGGCCACCCGTTGTCTGCAAGCGTTGGCTAAGGAAGGAGAAACAAGATATCCCAGGGCATCCAAGGTCCTCGAGCAAGATTTTTACATGGATGACATGATCACCGGTGTGGAATCTGTTGAAGATGGCCGGATTATTTGCAGCGAAATAAATCAGCTTCTACAATCGGCAGGATTTCACCTGCGCAAATGGGCTTCAAACTCGTCTGAGTTACTGGAGCAAATACCAGCTGAACTACAAATCGAGGAGATGTTTTGA